From Alcaligenes faecalis, the proteins below share one genomic window:
- a CDS encoding YfhL family 4Fe-4S dicluster ferredoxin has protein sequence MALHITEECINCDVCEPQCPNLAIYMGEEIYEINPNLCTECVGHFDEPQCVVVCPVECIEVHPEHKESQETLLARYHRLQSEPTT, from the coding sequence ATGGCACTGCACATTACTGAAGAATGCATTAACTGCGACGTTTGTGAGCCGCAGTGCCCTAACCTGGCTATTTATATGGGCGAGGAGATCTACGAGATCAATCCCAACCTGTGTACAGAATGCGTCGGCCACTTTGACGAGCCGCAATGCGTGGTGGTGTGCCCGGTCGAATGTATCGAGGTTCACCCCGAGCACAAAGAAAGCCAGGAAACGCTGCTTGCCCGCTATCACCGGCTGCAGTCCGAACCTACGACATAA
- a CDS encoding CYTH and CHAD domain-containing protein, whose product MLEQELKFFVPESARPGLLTAFDAVRTGSITLNAIYFDTPERDLARSSIALRLRKEGEQWVQTVKLPGPDTLSRIEINHPRPGPELDLSLYQDTPAHAALARYADQIQARYQTRIQRELALIKQGQSELELAYDVGHIESNGLKLLVNELEIELISGESLSMFEVGQRWLYKHGLILEMRSKSERGDALASLADRRRAKSESLDLSPEQVAAALTRKAYDLPKPHFVDTEDLEQFYSLSATMSLEQVIRNAALLAGVDGIRPDSSRQADYLALMRVGLRRLRSCRKLFKMWLSASEGYANTRLTHYFGLFGQARDHDLVQLEITPLLLQAGMPGPAPEPTPAHLEHDPVQLASAAEFQSLLLSNLQSLICGPTLELDGVPQPEHLVEARISRWFQTIQLRSQRFAQISQDKQHRLRNRIKSLRYCLEFLPSAADKQGLHKVLRECQALIGAVTDVDVALDWYAQHAANPEQAQFARDWLTHARQGRAAHAQHALNALDQHQPQTELLRR is encoded by the coding sequence GTGCTAGAACAAGAACTGAAATTTTTTGTACCCGAGAGTGCCCGTCCCGGTTTATTGACCGCCTTTGACGCCGTACGCACGGGTAGCATTACCTTAAATGCCATTTACTTTGATACGCCCGAACGCGATTTGGCGCGCTCGAGTATCGCCTTGCGTCTGCGCAAGGAAGGCGAGCAATGGGTTCAGACCGTCAAACTGCCCGGTCCTGATACCCTGTCCCGCATTGAAATCAATCACCCCCGTCCTGGCCCGGAACTGGACCTGAGCCTGTATCAGGACACACCCGCCCACGCTGCGCTGGCTCGTTACGCGGATCAGATTCAAGCGCGTTATCAAACCCGCATCCAGCGCGAGCTGGCCCTGATCAAGCAAGGCCAGTCGGAACTGGAGCTGGCCTACGACGTAGGCCATATCGAATCCAATGGTTTGAAGCTGCTGGTCAACGAGCTGGAAATTGAACTGATCAGCGGCGAGAGCCTGTCCATGTTTGAAGTCGGCCAACGCTGGCTGTACAAGCATGGCCTGATTCTGGAGATGCGCAGCAAGTCCGAACGCGGCGATGCACTGGCCAGTCTGGCGGATCGTCGCCGTGCGAAATCCGAAAGCCTGGACCTGTCGCCAGAGCAAGTTGCTGCCGCCTTGACGCGCAAGGCCTACGATCTGCCCAAGCCCCATTTTGTCGATACCGAGGACCTGGAGCAGTTCTACAGCCTGAGCGCCACCATGAGCCTGGAGCAGGTCATTCGCAATGCGGCTTTGCTGGCGGGCGTGGATGGCATACGCCCAGACTCTTCCCGTCAGGCCGACTACCTGGCCTTGATGCGTGTCGGTCTGCGCCGTCTGCGCTCCTGCCGCAAGCTGTTCAAAATGTGGCTGTCAGCCAGCGAAGGTTATGCCAATACCCGTCTGACGCATTACTTCGGTCTGTTTGGTCAGGCGCGTGACCACGACCTGGTGCAGCTGGAGATTACTCCCTTGCTGCTGCAAGCTGGCATGCCCGGTCCGGCCCCCGAACCGACTCCAGCCCACCTGGAACACGACCCTGTACAACTGGCCAGTGCCGCCGAGTTCCAATCCTTGCTATTAAGTAATCTGCAAAGCCTGATCTGCGGCCCTACGCTAGAACTGGATGGCGTGCCCCAGCCCGAGCATCTGGTCGAAGCCCGTATCAGCCGCTGGTTTCAGACCATTCAATTGCGCAGTCAGCGCTTCGCACAGATCAGTCAGGACAAGCAGCATCGTTTGCGCAACCGGATCAAGAGCCTGCGCTACTGCCTGGAGTTTTTGCCCAGCGCTGCCGACAAGCAAGGGCTGCACAAAGTGCTGCGCGAATGTCAGGCCTTGATTGGCGCGGTTACCGATGTGGACGTGGCACTGGATTGGTATGCTCAACATGCAGCCAATCCCGAGCAGGCGCAATTTGCGCGGGACTGGCTGACTCATGCCCGCCAAGGGCGTGCCGCCCATGCCCAGCATGCTCTGAATGCCTTGGATCAGCATCAGCCACAGACTGAATTGCTACGACGCTAA
- the rsmD gene encoding 16S rRNA (guanine(966)-N(2))-methyltransferase RsmD translates to MRKHAVRIVGGDYRRTPISVVDAPGLRPTPDRVRETLFNWLNHFWGGQFSDKNVLDLFAGSGALGFEAASRGVAFVQMVERHGPAVSNLRSLRTKLKADHVRIHAGDALHILERSQMRYDLVFIDPPFAHDWMERIWPLLPNVLAPDALVYIESETPIQAPDQYGILRQDKAGQVHYHLLRFAAMQKTVNNAEFSGTPAPLPPDSDLPT, encoded by the coding sequence ATGAGAAAACATGCTGTCCGTATTGTAGGTGGTGATTACCGCCGCACACCGATTTCAGTCGTCGATGCACCCGGCCTGCGCCCCACACCGGATCGTGTGCGCGAAACGCTGTTTAACTGGCTTAACCACTTCTGGGGCGGACAATTCAGCGACAAGAACGTACTGGATCTGTTTGCCGGTAGCGGAGCCCTGGGCTTTGAAGCGGCCTCGCGCGGTGTCGCCTTTGTACAAATGGTGGAACGCCACGGACCCGCTGTTAGCAATTTGCGCAGCCTGCGTACCAAGCTCAAGGCAGATCACGTCCGTATCCATGCGGGGGACGCCCTCCATATTCTGGAGCGCAGCCAGATGCGCTACGATCTGGTCTTTATAGACCCGCCCTTTGCGCACGACTGGATGGAACGTATCTGGCCCTTGCTGCCCAATGTGCTGGCACCGGACGCACTGGTTTACATTGAGTCCGAAACCCCTATACAAGCCCCGGATCAATACGGGATACTACGACAGGATAAGGCAGGGCAGGTACATTATCATTTGTTGCGATTTGCTGCGATGCAAAAAACAGTCAATAATGCCGAATTTTCCGGGACGCCTGCACCGCTCCCCCCGGACTCCGACCTGCCAACTTGA
- a CDS encoding bifunctional O-acetylhomoserine aminocarboxypropyltransferase/cysteine synthase, protein MKLETLAIHAGYQPDPTTKAVAVPIYQTTSYAFDNTQHGADLFDLKVPGNIYTRIMNPTNAVLEERVAALEGGVAGLAVASGMAAITYAIQTIAEAGDNIVSVSKLYGGTYNLFAHSFPRQGITVKFAQPNDIEALEALIDDRTRAVFCETIGNPAGNIIDIRALADAAHRHGVPLIVDNTVASPALCRPIEHGADIVVHSLTKYMGGHGTTIAGMVVDSGKFPWAEHKERFAILNTPDPSYHGVVYTEAFGPAAFIGRCRVAPLRNTGAALAPLSAFQILQGIETLPLRMERHTENALKVAEYLNKHPQVSWVKYAGLPDHPDHELAKRYMGGKPAAILSFGIKGGIEAGTRFIDALNLVLRLVNIGDAKSLACHPASTTHRQLNAEELAAVGVSEDMVRLSIGLEHIDDILADLEQALEAAARG, encoded by the coding sequence ATGAAACTAGAGACTCTTGCCATTCATGCTGGCTATCAGCCAGATCCGACCACGAAAGCGGTTGCTGTTCCGATTTATCAGACCACTTCCTACGCTTTCGATAATACGCAACACGGCGCGGATCTGTTTGACCTGAAGGTACCCGGCAATATTTACACCCGCATCATGAACCCGACCAATGCCGTGCTTGAAGAGCGCGTCGCAGCATTGGAAGGTGGGGTTGCGGGCCTGGCAGTAGCCTCTGGTATGGCGGCCATCACGTATGCTATCCAAACGATTGCAGAGGCCGGCGACAACATTGTGTCCGTCAGTAAACTGTACGGCGGCACCTACAACCTGTTCGCGCACTCCTTCCCGCGTCAGGGCATTACCGTCAAATTTGCCCAGCCCAACGACATCGAAGCGCTGGAAGCCCTGATCGACGACCGCACTCGTGCCGTGTTCTGCGAAACCATCGGCAACCCGGCTGGCAACATCATTGATATCCGTGCGCTGGCCGATGCCGCTCACCGTCATGGCGTGCCCCTGATTGTAGACAATACCGTGGCCTCGCCTGCCCTGTGCCGTCCTATCGAGCACGGTGCCGACATCGTCGTGCACTCGCTGACCAAATACATGGGCGGCCACGGCACCACTATCGCCGGCATGGTCGTGGACTCCGGTAAATTCCCTTGGGCCGAGCACAAAGAGCGCTTTGCCATCCTGAACACCCCTGACCCGTCCTACCACGGCGTGGTCTACACCGAAGCCTTCGGCCCAGCCGCCTTTATCGGTCGCTGCCGCGTGGCTCCGCTGCGCAATACCGGCGCTGCCCTGGCTCCCTTGAGCGCCTTCCAGATTCTGCAAGGCATCGAAACCCTGCCTCTGCGCATGGAGCGTCATACAGAAAACGCCCTGAAAGTGGCCGAGTACCTGAATAAGCACCCGCAAGTGTCCTGGGTGAAGTACGCCGGTCTGCCTGACCATCCTGATCACGAACTGGCCAAGCGCTACATGGGCGGCAAGCCTGCGGCGATTCTGTCCTTTGGTATCAAAGGCGGCATTGAAGCCGGTACCCGCTTTATCGATGCGCTGAACCTGGTGCTGCGTCTGGTCAATATTGGTGATGCCAAATCCCTGGCTTGCCACCCTGCCAGCACGACTCACCGTCAGCTCAATGCCGAAGAGCTGGCCGCTGTGGGCGTGAGCGAAGACATGGTGCGTCTGTCCATTGGTCTGGAGCACATCGACGACATTCTGGCCGATCTGGAACAAGCTCTGGAAGCAGCAGCACGCGGCTAA
- a CDS encoding MOSC N-terminal beta barrel domain-containing protein: protein MITDSAVSSPDETVCLLQGGPSLSDSKALACKGRWVLGDDRGQVLDADALPALAELSMELRFGQLVLRAPGMLRLDIEVDVIEDDPDSFSLWQENGQPVQLVDEGDLPAQWFSCYTGQPLRLLKRLPQAE from the coding sequence ATGATTACGGATTCAGCGGTAAGTTCACCTGACGAGACGGTTTGCCTGTTGCAAGGCGGCCCGTCTCTAAGTGACAGCAAGGCACTGGCCTGCAAGGGACGTTGGGTTCTGGGGGATGATCGGGGGCAGGTTCTGGACGCCGATGCGCTGCCTGCCTTGGCCGAGCTCAGCATGGAACTGCGTTTTGGTCAGTTGGTGCTGCGTGCCCCCGGCATGTTGCGTCTGGATATTGAAGTGGACGTTATTGAAGACGATCCAGATTCTTTTTCCCTGTGGCAGGAAAATGGCCAGCCCGTGCAATTGGTAGACGAAGGGGATTTGCCTGCTCAGTGGTTCAGCTGCTATACAGGTCAGCCGCTGCGTTTGTTAAAGCGTTTGCCCCAGGCTGAGTAA
- the ftsY gene encoding signal recognition particle-docking protein FtsY, with amino-acid sequence MPVQTPAVSPAVAVDRQAASQAEHRAASQTTPTQPEVPQPAPASVPAPEPARVYEPEVQPVPEPVRTPEPEVQPVPVPEPEVQPIPEPEVQPEPEVQPTPEPVPQPEPEVPPTPEPEPQPEIVPVPAPAPQPEPAPAPEPEAAAPVVKTSWMSRLKQGLSRTGQSLSSLFVGAKVDETLFEELEDALLMADAGVEATEKLITALRARVRKEKVSDAAQVKQILCDILTDHLKPLEKSFPLESSKPLVVMIAGVNGAGKTTSIGKLAHTFQEQGAKVLLAAGDTFRAAAREQLIEWGTRNNVSVIAQDGGDPAAVAFDAVHAGRARDMGVVMVDTAGRLPTQLHLMEELKKIKRVIGKADGQAPHEILLVVDGNTGQNAISQIRAFDAALGLTGLVVTKLDGTAKGGTLAAVAACAQGVRPIPVYWIGVGEGMQDLQAFVAREFASALLGMNA; translated from the coding sequence ATGCCGGTTCAAACGCCGGCGGTCTCGCCGGCTGTGGCTGTGGATCGCCAGGCAGCCAGCCAGGCTGAACATCGCGCTGCTTCGCAGACCACGCCCACGCAGCCAGAGGTGCCACAACCGGCCCCGGCCAGTGTCCCTGCCCCAGAGCCTGCTCGTGTCTACGAGCCTGAGGTACAGCCCGTACCTGAACCTGTCCGTACTCCTGAACCGGAAGTGCAGCCTGTGCCGGTGCCTGAACCCGAGGTGCAACCGATTCCTGAGCCAGAGGTGCAGCCAGAACCTGAGGTTCAGCCGACTCCTGAGCCTGTGCCGCAGCCAGAACCCGAGGTGCCGCCGACTCCTGAACCGGAGCCACAGCCAGAGATTGTTCCCGTTCCCGCACCAGCGCCCCAGCCTGAGCCAGCTCCGGCCCCAGAGCCAGAAGCCGCCGCCCCTGTGGTGAAAACCTCCTGGATGTCCCGCCTGAAACAGGGCTTGTCGCGTACAGGACAGAGCCTGAGCAGCCTGTTCGTCGGTGCCAAGGTTGATGAAACACTGTTCGAGGAACTTGAAGACGCCTTGCTGATGGCAGATGCGGGCGTTGAGGCTACCGAGAAACTGATTACCGCCTTGCGTGCCCGTGTTCGCAAGGAAAAAGTCAGTGATGCGGCTCAGGTCAAACAAATCTTGTGCGACATCCTGACTGACCACTTGAAGCCCTTGGAGAAATCGTTCCCTCTGGAGTCGAGCAAGCCGCTGGTTGTCATGATTGCCGGGGTGAATGGTGCAGGTAAAACCACGTCTATCGGTAAATTGGCCCACACCTTCCAGGAGCAGGGCGCAAAAGTCTTGCTGGCCGCCGGCGATACTTTCCGTGCTGCTGCTCGTGAACAGCTGATTGAATGGGGCACCCGCAATAACGTCAGCGTTATTGCTCAGGATGGAGGCGACCCCGCCGCCGTGGCTTTTGATGCGGTACATGCAGGCCGTGCTCGTGATATGGGTGTGGTCATGGTGGACACTGCCGGTCGCTTGCCGACTCAGCTGCACCTGATGGAAGAGCTCAAGAAGATCAAGCGTGTGATTGGCAAGGCCGATGGCCAGGCTCCCCATGAAATTCTCTTGGTTGTAGACGGCAACACCGGCCAGAACGCCATTTCCCAGATCCGTGCGTTTGATGCGGCCTTGGGGCTGACTGGCCTGGTTGTCACCAAGCTGGACGGTACAGCCAAAGGCGGTACGCTGGCTGCCGTTGCAGCCTGTGCGCAAGGCGTACGTCCTATCCCGGTTTACTGGATTGGCGTGGGCGAGGGTATGCAGGATCTGCAGGCTTTTGTGGCACGAGAGTTCGCGTCGGCCTTGTTGGGCATGAACGCCTGA
- a CDS encoding AsmA family protein, whose protein sequence is MKVWFKRGLFSLVVLAIVTVVGGAIFLLTFNPNSYKQKLADIVQQKYQRTLKIDGDIELSLFPRIGLSVQGLSLSDRNSEDPFASLESARFAVALWPLINNRLVVDHVAVTGFKAWIVRDEEGKLNFDDLLQAPPAGPHLPVARSGVSLLPAAQAAEAPQPAEPALESLPVPELIAKRSGSETDFQIDIAGLSLKGGEIHYFSKRSNVIGRLLQLEVNTGRMTFGQPFDVAFKSRLSGDYPVADGVLEGQGQLSLDPASKSYGAQKLNLSFIGDLDQLQAQSLTLKGNVAYKAAQRQFSATNLDTQLQGQWLGAYPVSELNATLNTPKMEIDSVSDLVSFEKLALRVRGKNEDQNLDLALDVPRIQVSPAQAEGSPVVASLKVSGPKVLGLGLTLQGLSGNSQELVFEQAKLDGAIKQGSRVAQLKASSPMQWQPSNEWLRLPEIQANIRVEDEADAGSRFEMPLTGQADLNKGKQEYSAQLSSSTEQAQGSLDVSLQDKGKGPLLGAVLKADKLDLDELRSIFWMTAPDVVSTSEPGPEAEAPEAAAEQEPPKAEQAEATPAAEEAVEEASSYAWLDTLSFDLRFEIEKLRSLGVVMDQVKAQVKNQGQLIDLSQFNAQAYEGQLQAKAKVEPGKRFELGLKLQQMQVGSLLLDAFGNDYLAGKGNVDLNLKAQGATSEERLNALEGGLTVDLHDGSWRSVDLDQSVRDINEAVRNAFGGQIPLLLPESDPLRRTVLNRLQGSLDIKKGQATFRNLRATTPILTVTAAKGATLDLVNQQADVTLQARLNHNNLAVEERKSFQDLRNVLIPIHISGPWTGLSYQIQWKDIASNSIKKALQDGLLDLLSQQASEAKAESKSDVKSEVKQIIKEELGAKVPQTVGEAMKQWFKP, encoded by the coding sequence ATGAAAGTATGGTTTAAGCGGGGCTTATTCAGCCTCGTCGTTTTAGCTATTGTCACGGTGGTAGGCGGGGCGATTTTCCTGCTGACATTCAATCCTAATTCGTACAAACAGAAGCTGGCTGACATCGTCCAGCAAAAGTATCAGCGTACGCTCAAGATTGACGGTGATATCGAACTTTCTTTATTTCCCCGCATTGGCCTGTCCGTGCAGGGGCTGTCCCTGTCTGACCGTAATTCGGAAGATCCTTTTGCTTCTTTGGAAAGCGCCCGTTTTGCGGTGGCCTTGTGGCCCTTGATCAATAACCGCCTGGTGGTGGACCACGTCGCTGTTACCGGCTTCAAAGCCTGGATTGTGCGCGATGAAGAAGGCAAGCTGAATTTCGACGACTTGCTGCAAGCCCCGCCGGCCGGCCCTCACCTTCCCGTTGCTCGCTCCGGCGTGTCCTTGTTGCCCGCAGCTCAAGCTGCCGAGGCTCCTCAGCCAGCCGAGCCTGCTCTCGAGTCCTTGCCTGTCCCTGAGTTGATTGCCAAGCGCTCAGGCAGCGAAACGGATTTCCAGATTGATATTGCGGGTTTGAGCCTGAAGGGCGGTGAGATCCATTATTTCAGCAAACGCAGCAATGTGATTGGCCGCTTGTTGCAGCTGGAAGTGAACACGGGTCGCATGACCTTTGGTCAGCCTTTTGATGTGGCTTTCAAGAGCCGCTTGTCGGGGGACTATCCCGTGGCGGATGGCGTGCTGGAAGGGCAAGGGCAACTGAGTCTGGACCCCGCTTCCAAATCCTACGGTGCGCAAAAGCTGAATTTGAGCTTTATCGGTGATCTGGACCAGTTGCAGGCACAAAGCCTGACGCTTAAGGGGAATGTGGCCTACAAGGCTGCTCAGCGCCAGTTCAGTGCCACCAATCTGGATACCCAATTGCAAGGTCAGTGGTTGGGTGCTTACCCGGTCAGCGAACTCAATGCCACGCTAAATACGCCCAAGATGGAAATTGACAGCGTCAGCGACCTGGTGTCTTTCGAGAAGCTGGCTTTGCGTGTCCGTGGTAAGAATGAAGATCAGAATCTGGATCTGGCCTTGGATGTGCCTCGTATCCAGGTATCGCCTGCTCAAGCTGAAGGCTCACCGGTCGTTGCCAGCTTGAAAGTCAGCGGCCCCAAGGTCCTGGGCCTGGGCTTGACGCTGCAAGGTTTGTCCGGTAACAGCCAGGAATTGGTATTTGAGCAGGCCAAGCTGGATGGCGCCATCAAGCAAGGCAGCCGTGTTGCGCAATTGAAGGCCAGTTCTCCCATGCAGTGGCAACCGTCGAATGAATGGCTGCGTCTGCCAGAGATTCAAGCCAATATCCGCGTAGAAGACGAGGCTGACGCAGGTAGCCGCTTCGAGATGCCGCTGACTGGTCAGGCAGACCTGAACAAAGGCAAACAAGAATACAGTGCACAGTTAAGCAGTAGCACCGAGCAGGCTCAAGGCAGCCTGGATGTGAGCTTGCAAGATAAAGGTAAAGGGCCTTTGCTGGGCGCGGTGTTGAAAGCGGACAAGCTGGATCTGGACGAGTTGCGTTCGATTTTCTGGATGACGGCCCCTGACGTGGTGAGCACATCGGAGCCAGGGCCAGAAGCCGAAGCTCCGGAAGCCGCTGCCGAGCAGGAGCCGCCCAAGGCAGAGCAGGCAGAGGCTACTCCCGCAGCCGAAGAAGCGGTTGAAGAAGCTTCCTCTTACGCCTGGTTGGATACGCTCAGCTTTGATCTGCGTTTTGAAATCGAAAAGCTGCGCAGCCTGGGTGTGGTGATGGATCAGGTGAAAGCTCAGGTCAAGAACCAGGGCCAGTTGATCGATTTGTCGCAATTCAATGCGCAGGCGTATGAAGGTCAGCTTCAAGCCAAGGCCAAGGTTGAGCCTGGCAAGCGCTTTGAACTGGGCCTGAAGCTGCAGCAAATGCAGGTCGGTTCGCTCTTGCTGGATGCTTTTGGCAATGACTACCTGGCAGGCAAGGGTAATGTGGACCTGAACCTGAAGGCTCAAGGTGCCACAAGCGAAGAACGCTTGAATGCCCTGGAGGGTGGCCTGACGGTCGATTTGCATGATGGCAGCTGGCGCAGCGTTGATCTGGACCAGAGCGTGCGCGACATTAACGAAGCCGTGCGCAATGCCTTTGGCGGTCAGATTCCTTTGCTGCTGCCCGAGTCCGATCCTTTGCGTCGTACGGTGTTGAACCGTTTGCAGGGCAGTCTGGATATCAAGAAAGGACAAGCGACTTTCCGTAATTTACGGGCCACCACCCCGATTCTGACGGTGACAGCGGCTAAAGGTGCCACGTTGGATTTGGTGAACCAGCAAGCAGATGTGACCTTGCAGGCTCGCCTGAACCACAATAATCTGGCCGTGGAAGAGCGCAAGTCCTTCCAGGACCTGCGTAATGTGCTGATTCCTATCCATATCTCCGGTCCCTGGACAGGGCTGTCCTATCAGATTCAGTGGAAAGACATTGCCAGCAACTCCATCAAGAAGGCGCTACAAGACGGTTTGCTGGACTTGTTGAGTCAGCAAGCCTCGGAAGCTAAAGCAGAGTCCAAATCCGATGTGAAGTCCGAGGTGAAGCAGATCATCAAGGAAGAGCTGGGTGCCAAGGTTCCACAAACCGTGGGCGAAGCCATGAAGCAGTGGTTCAAGCCATGA
- the coaD gene encoding pantetheine-phosphate adenylyltransferase, translating into MITAVYPGTFDPLTRGHEDLVRRAANLFDHVVVGVASSQNKRPFFTVEERVEIASEVLSHYPNVEVKSFSGLLKDFVREQNGRVIVRGLRAVSDFEYEFQMAGMNRHLLPEVETMFMTPSDQYQFISGTIVREIAILGGDVGKFVFPSVERWLQTKAKERNQQAVSAT; encoded by the coding sequence ATGATCACAGCTGTTTACCCCGGCACCTTCGACCCCCTGACCCGAGGCCATGAAGACTTGGTCCGGCGAGCCGCCAACCTTTTCGATCACGTTGTGGTCGGTGTGGCCTCCAGCCAGAACAAGCGCCCTTTCTTCACCGTTGAAGAGCGTGTTGAGATCGCCTCCGAAGTGCTCAGCCACTACCCGAACGTGGAAGTGAAAAGCTTTTCCGGCCTGCTCAAGGACTTTGTACGCGAACAAAATGGTCGCGTTATCGTACGTGGCCTGCGCGCCGTGTCCGATTTTGAGTACGAATTTCAAATGGCTGGCATGAACCGTCACCTGCTGCCCGAAGTCGAGACCATGTTCATGACTCCTTCGGACCAGTACCAGTTCATCTCCGGCACCATCGTGCGCGAAATTGCCATTTTGGGCGGCGATGTGGGCAAATTTGTGTTCCCGTCCGTGGAGCGTTGGCTACAAACCAAAGCCAAGGAACGCAACCAGCAAGCGGTTTCAGCCACCTGA